agttcggggccgagaccgggagcacaCACCGAGAGAGCGAGTTTTGAGTttcgtttcatttcattttgtttgttttgtccgAGCACAGCAAGACCAAGAAAGTAAAAACCTGCAGCTGAGAAGTTGGAGGAGCTGGTCCGCTGAACAGCAGCCCAGCTATGAACAGCGAGCTGAAAGGCTGCTGCTCAGTTTTGATTTCTTTTgtcttattttagtttgttgtcctcgttcattgtttttgcccggaaccccTGAGGGAGAAGGGTGAcgatgtttatttcattttgtgtttgtgtgggtgcgctctctctctctctctcgctccccctctctctccatgcagcaacCAATCGTGTTTCCCGGAACTGCCACATCTTCCTCCCAGAGGCGTCATGTGACAGCCTCCAATTAGACTGGACGCAGATTACAGGTCACAACAAGACGTTCTTGATGAACATCATATGCACggtaaaaaaaggttttattttaggATAAAAAAGGTCTGGATTATAGTCTTTAAGATGACCCGCTGTTCGCACNNNNNNNNNNGGGACCTGTTTCCTAGGCCGTCCGGGTCCTGAAGAGCAGCCGGAGTTTGACCATCACCGTGCTGACGGGAGCGGTGGGTACAGAGCACTGCTAATCTCACCGCATAGAGTTTCATCTGAATGATGGCACATCCTTCTGTACAGTGTCCCTATCAgtacaataaatgcatatttttttagggaaaacatttttgttttttaaatgacctccaacatattattttgcattcgttttattgtattcatgatatttacctcaTTTTCCATCAAATTTGAATggattttctgatgttttcaaaggtaccaatggcttcaattagggtttagggctcaaactagggttcagctagggttagggttagggttaggaaaacggtaagtctgagggttgaagcaagtttacggttgtgttcagcagcttggttagaacatgggtttgttaatgattttgaatgaaccaaaaaatttatCTCGTAGCATGTGttcctatgaccatacaaaatgtgtaataaatatttttttatggaaaaaaattttgttttttaaattacctccaacatattattttgcattcgttttattgtattcattatatttacctcattttccatccattttaaatgcgctttctgatgttttcaaaggtaccaatagTGAAAGTGAAGAAGCTAATGCTAGTGCGATAGTAAAGAAGCTAATGCTAGTGCGTTAGTAAAGAAGCTAATGCTAGTGCGTTAGTAAAGAAGCTAATTCTAGTGCGTTAGTAAAGATGCTAATGCTAGTGCGAGAGTAAAGAAGCTAATGCTAGTGCGATAGTAAAGAAGCTAATTCTAGTGCGTTAGTAAAGATGCTAATCCTAGTGCGTTAGTAAAGAAGCTAATGCTAGTGCGATAGTAAAGAAGCTAATTCTAGTGCGTTAGTAAAGATGCTAATGCTAGTGCGAGAGTAAAGAAGCTAATGCTAGTGCGATAGTAAAGAAGCTAATTCTAGTGCGTTAGTAAAGATGCTAATGCTAGTGTGTTAGTAAAGAAGCTAATGCTAGTGCGATAGTAAAGAAATTAATGCTAGTGCGTTAGTAACTAAGCTAATGCTAGTGTGTTAGTAAAGAAGCTAATGCTAGTGCATTAGTAAAGAAACTAATTCTAGTGCGATAGTAAAGAAGCTAATGCTAGTGTGTTAGTAAAGAAGTTAATGCTAGTGCGTTAGTAAAGAAACTAATTCTAGTGCGTTAGTAAAGATGCTAATGCTAGTGTGATAGTAAAAAAACTAATGTTAGTGCGATAGTAAAAAAACTAATGCTAGTGCGATAGTAAAAAAACTAATGCTAGTGCGATAGTAAAGAAACTAATGCTAGTGCGTTAGTAAAGAAACTAATGCTAGTGCAATAGTTAAGAAGCTAATGCTAGTGCGATAGTAAAAAACTAATGCTAGTGCGTTAGTAAAGAAGCTAATGCTAGTGCGATAGTAaagaagctaatgctaatgcgtTAGTAAAGAAGCTAATGCTAGTGCGATAGTAAAGAAACTAATGCTAGTGCGTTAGTAAAGAACCTATGCTAGTGCGTTAGTAAAGAAGCTAATGCTAGTGCGATAGTTAAGAAGCTAATGCTAGTGCGTTAGTAAAGAAACTAATTCTAGTGCGTTAGTAAAGAAGCTAATGCTAGTGTGTTAGTAAAGAAGTTAATGCTAGTGCGTTAGTAAAGAAGCTAATGCTAGTGCGTTAGTAAAGAAACTAATGCTAGTGCGATAGTAAAGAAGCTAATGCTAGTGCAGGTGAGTGGTTGTCAGGACTGGTGAACAGGTGCTGGGGCGTGGCATGGGGGCAGTCTGACTCCTCTATCTGGGCCCCCCCCAGGGCAGGGAGCTGTTTATGACGGACGAGGAGCGCCTGGCCGTGGAGGCGAGGCGGGAGCTGGACAGGCAGGAGCTGATGCACCAGAAGAGGGTGGCGCTGGAGACCAACAAGATCCACAAAGAGCAGCAGGAGTTGGAGCGACAGTGagtgtcccagcatgcaccactgcacgagagggagggagggaggtagaggggggagagggagagacagagtgtgtgtgtgtgtgtgtcagagagagaaagagagagtgtgtgtgtgtgtatgtatgagagagagtgaaagaaacgACAGACAATTGAGAGGGTAAGAGAGAGTCCGAGATACTTGACTTTGAGGTAACAaatatctttgaaaataattaaatagagATTGAAATGAAAGACAAGAAGGTTACCTTTATCtgtccacacactgcacagcatcAGAGAAACAGAccggcagacagacagacacacagtaatGACATGATTGTTgaagatggacagacagacaggcacagacagagagacagacagacaggcacagtccgacagacagacagacagacagacaggcagtaaTGACATGATTGCTGAACACATCCTTTGGTACTGTATTCCTTGTATTGCGTAGACATCTTAGGAAGATCTGTTGCGTTTTGGTCTGAAAGCGGATGAGCAGAAGACGATGGTGTCCATGGCGACCTTCTGAAATGTAAATCCAACCGAGACAGGCTTTGTTGATGCTCGTCACGCAAGAAGCCCGGTCGCCAAGTCTGGCTTTGTTACCGGAGCTCGATTACAGGAGCAAACATTTTAAGAGCTTTCCAGGGACTGTGAGTAAAGCTCTGGGCCATTATGGCACAAGACATTCATCCTTAATGGCCTTAGATGACACACTGCAGCATatgctgtttgtatttattgacCTTCAGTTTGCTGGTTTTCCAATAAAATCCCGCCGTACAGTCGCGTCCAAGGCCCTGCTCGCTGCCGTCAGCCATCTGCTGGGAGAATCTGTCACTGAGTTTCCTGCCCAGCATCATATCAAAAGCTCCTCTGGAGACCTGGctggaaaaaaagtattaaaaatgattttttgacataatacgcATGTCTTGGATGAAAACActtccaaaaatattattttactttcattcTAGGTGTCACTTGTAGtgcaggtttcagcatagtggCATATATGTTTCTTGAGAGTAAGACCGGAAACTCATATCCCCTACAGtggacaaaaaatgaattgatggGTTTTAGGTGGATATGTGAGTGGAAATCTGTGattggagtgagtgagtgagtgagtgagtaagtgagaaagaaagagagagagagctgcatgCAGTATCTCTGAGTAATGTACAGATCGCAGTCAGACCTGCTGATGGCTGTTTGACTGTCCTCGCGCTGACCGCTAACTGCTAACTGCGCTAATTTATGCTGCGCTGGTGCTGAAGTTCCCGGTTCTGAGCGAAcgcttctctctctcgcgcgcgcgcgcacgcaggAGGAAGATGGAGATTTCTCAGAAGacggtggaggtggaggagcggtaccggagggagatggagaagtACGTTGCGTTTCCTCCGAGCCCGTTCTCCCGGTCGTTTCTATCGGCCTTCTGAAAGCTTGTGCGTTAGCGCGGGTCGCGCACCTGCTTCgtctgcagaaagaaaaaaagcagtgcGCAAGCAGGTGTGCTTCCTTGAATCTTTTTCAGACTTTAAAACGAGAAGCGATAGGTGGAGTCACAGGGGTATGGAGGAGATCTCACTTCATCCTTACCTTACTGTATTCACCTGTGAGAGGACTAGCCCAATGCTATGGCCGTACCCAATCGTATTCACATAGAGCTAACCCAACACTACAACCTTGCCGTACTGTATTCACATAGAGCTAGCCCAATGCTACATCCATAGCTTACCATAGCAGTGTGTCTGAAcggttcctgtgtttgtgtgacgtAATGATGTGATGTTTGTAGGATCGAGGCTGCGGAGCGGAAACACAATCGGGAGTGGGAGGAGGACTGGGGGGCCAGGGAATCGCCcaggagcccctcccccatgccAGCTCCTTCCAAAGCGGACAGCCCACCCCCTTCGCCCCCGAAATCCAAAAGCTCAGGTAACAGAATTTTCCCTTCACCCCCAAAATTCAAGAGCTCAGGTAACACAGAAACCCCAGAAAACTGAACGATTGGGGTACGGCTGAAAGCCTGTGCTTGTGCAAGATCTTTATAATGCTTTCTGTGTCAGTCAGACCATGTGAGCCCCTAACACGTCATCTCTGTTTAACACCAAGGCCTGGGCAGCATCTCTCCTTCTGTACTGAACCAGAACTAAGTCCAGTTGTTTTCAAGCGTTTCTTCGAGTGCTTTTGCAAGTGTTTATTTCAGAAGCACAGTTTCCTGAGTCCAGCTGTTACaatttgtgtctgtgagcggaaatttttaaaaaaaactgttgcaaAACCACttcaaaggaaaagaaaagagtcaCGGGGCAGTCTTGGCTGAATGCAGGCCTGTACGGCTGCCCTGGGGTCTGGTCCTTCATGGTAATGTTGTGCTTCCTTGGAAGAGGCCCCTTAGGGGAAGAGTCCTCTccatggtctcacggcatggcTGACGGCGTCTGTTCATCTCCTTTCTGTGTCCTCtccgtgtgctgtgtgtgtgctgtgtgtgtgctgtctgtgtgctgtgtgtgtgctgtccatGTGCTCTGCGTGTGCTCTGCGTGTGCTATGCGTGTGCTCTGCatgtgctctctgtgctgttcgCGTGGCATGTCACGTCTTCTACAGACAACGCAGGGCCCGCCTGGCAGTCAGGGAtcgatgaggaagaggaagatgaagaggaagatgatgaagatgatgaaggGAAAGGGAAAGTGAGTGAGTCCGCTCTGCCCGGAGCGGCAGGGCCCAGGTTTAGCTTTATTCTGACAACCAAAGACTCTTCCCACCTCTTATTTCCATCAATCCATCAGTCGCCAGAACATCAGAACATAAGAGTGCACACTGatgaaaacaggccattcatcTCGTCtagaacacaaaaacataagAATACACACTGATGAAAACAGGCCGTTCAGCTCGTCtagaacataaaaacataagaatACACACTGATGAGCACCAGCCGTTCAGCCCATCGAGGCCCATTATTTACTTACTGACTAAAGAGTGTCCTGCAGTGTGTCGAGCCTGGTCTTCAGCACTGCAAACg
Above is a genomic segment from Anguilla rostrata isolate EN2019 chromosome 16, ASM1855537v3, whole genome shotgun sequence containing:
- the LOC135242647 gene encoding uncharacterized protein LOC135242647: MPAGRLTFVLRNLRVSLWIRALSVRRFSDGSSVSFSLFPWRPGETATNRVSRNCHIFLPEASCDSLQLDWTQITGHNKTFLMNIICTAVRVLKSSRSLTITVLTGAGRELFMTDEERLAVEARRELDRQELMHQKRVALETNKIHKEQQELERQRKMEISQKTVEVEERYRREMEKIEAAERKHNREWEEDWGARESPRSPSPMPAPSKADSPPPSPPKSKSSDNAGPAWQSGIDEEEEDEEEDDEDDEGKGKVSESALPGAAGPRFSFILTTKDSSHLLFPSIHQSPEHQNIRVHTDENRPFISSRTQKHKNTH